The proteins below come from a single Oxyura jamaicensis isolate SHBP4307 breed ruddy duck chromosome 1, BPBGC_Ojam_1.0, whole genome shotgun sequence genomic window:
- the ST6GAL2 gene encoding beta-galactoside alpha-2,6-sialyltransferase 2 isoform X1, producing MKLSRRGVCIQVSFSFTNTSRHRGAGKGTAMKPNLKQWKQLMLFGIFAWGLLFLVIFIYFTDSNTAEPVPSSFSYIETKRLLPLQGKQRVIMGAIHDPSFSETIDGNEVLLNEDLLGTFKSGTGSIKKWTDLEDAFRSEDEYFPSQLGRKSKSAFYQVNDDYLFAAGQPRSHSNLQGIAKFISADEDNPKESILQNNWGHPRRMRRRSTKHRRSQFLDESDDWDGLYSTMSKSFLYRLWKGDVSSKMLNPRLQKAMKDYLSTNKHGVRFKGKRNSKLTGDQLFCELKERVNVKTIDGKEAPFSTLGWEKHVPQIPLGKLYTHGFGSCAVVMSAGAILNSSLGDEIDSHDAVLRFNSAPTRGYEKDVGNKTTMRIINSQILTNPNHHFVESSLYKDVILVAWDPAPYSANLNVWYKKPDYNLFTPYVQHRRKNPNQPFYILHPKFIWQLWDIIQENTKEKIQPNPPSSGFIGILIMMSMCDEVHVYEYIPSVRQTDLCHYHELYYDAACTLGAYHPLLYEKLLVQRMNKGLQDDLYRKGKVILPGFKSVKCPKRNNFPHL from the exons gtttcattttccttcaccAATACTTCAAGGCACAGAGGAGCTGGTAAAGGCACTGCCATGAAACCGAACTTGAAGCAATGGAAACAACTCATGCTGTTTGGGATCTTTGCGTGGGGTCTGCTTTTTCTGGTGATCTTCATCTATTTTACAGATAGCAATACTGCTGAGCCTGTTCCCAGTTCCTTTTCTTACATTGAAACTAAGAGGCTTCTGCCCCTTCAGGGCAAGCAGAGAGTCATAATGGGAGCCATACACGATCCGTCGTTCTCTGAAACCATTGATGGGAATGAGGTACTTCTGAATGAAGACCTTTTAGGTACATTTAAATCGGGGACTGGAAGTATTAAGAAATGGACTGATTTGGAAGATGCCTTTAGAAGTGAAGATGAATATTTTCCATCTCAGttaggaagaaaatcaaaaagtgCTTTCTACCAAGTGAATGatgattatttatttgctgctggTCAGCCTCGGTCACACAGCAACCTTCAAGGGATAGCAAAATTCATCTCAGCCGATGAGGATAATccaaaagaaagtattttacagAACAACTGGGGCCATCCGAGAAGAATGAGAAGAAGGAGCACAAAGCACAGGAGAAGCCAGTTTCTTGATGAATCTGATGACTGGGATGGGCTGTATTCCACAATGTCGAAATCCTTTCTTTACAGGCTTTGGAAAGGGGATGTCTCTTCCAAGATGCTAAACCCTCGACTGCAGAAGGCGATGAAAGATTATTTGAGCACTAATAAGCATGGGGTGCGGTTCAAAGGGAAACGAAACTCTAAGTTGACAGGCGACCAGCTTTTCTGTGAGCTAAAAGAAAGGGTGAATGTGAAAACAATAGATGGCAAGGAGGCTCCCTTCTCCACTCTTGGATGGGAGAAGCACGTTCCCCAAATTCCGCTGGGCAAATTGTATACACATGGCTTCGGGAGTTGTGCTGTAGTTATGTCTGCTGGTGCAATACTGAACTCCTCTCTAGGGGATGAAATAG ATTCTCATGATGCTGTTCTAAGATTTAATTCTGCTCCAACACGTGGCTATGAAAAAGAtgttggaaataaaacaaccatGCGAATCATCAACTCCCAG ATTCTCACCAACCCAAACCATCACTTTGTTGAAAGCTCCTTGTACAAAGATGTTATCTTAGTAGCCTGGGATCCTGCCCCCTACTCTGCAAATCTGAACGTG tggTACAAGAAGCCAGACTACAATCTGTTCACTCCCTACGTACAGCATCGCAGGAAGAATCCAAACCAGCCATTTTATATTCTCCATCCAAAGTTTATATGGCAGCTCTGGGACATCATTCAGGAGAACACTAAAGAGAAGATACAGCCCAACCCTCCTTCTTCAGGTTTTATTG GTATCCTCATCATGATGTCCATGTGTGACGAAGTGCACGTGTACGAGTACATACCTTCAGTCCGACAGACCGACCTATGCCACTACCATGAACTCTACTACGATGCAGCTTGTACCTTAGGGGCCTATCACCCATTACTCTATGAGAAGCTGTTGGTGCAGAGAATGAACAAAGGTCTGCAGGATGACCTGTATCGGAAGGGGAAGGTCATTTTGCCAGGATTCAAATCTGTCAAGTGCCCCAAACGAAATAATTTCCCACACTTGTAG
- the ST6GAL2 gene encoding beta-galactoside alpha-2,6-sialyltransferase 2 isoform X2 has product MKPNLKQWKQLMLFGIFAWGLLFLVIFIYFTDSNTAEPVPSSFSYIETKRLLPLQGKQRVIMGAIHDPSFSETIDGNEVLLNEDLLGTFKSGTGSIKKWTDLEDAFRSEDEYFPSQLGRKSKSAFYQVNDDYLFAAGQPRSHSNLQGIAKFISADEDNPKESILQNNWGHPRRMRRRSTKHRRSQFLDESDDWDGLYSTMSKSFLYRLWKGDVSSKMLNPRLQKAMKDYLSTNKHGVRFKGKRNSKLTGDQLFCELKERVNVKTIDGKEAPFSTLGWEKHVPQIPLGKLYTHGFGSCAVVMSAGAILNSSLGDEIDSHDAVLRFNSAPTRGYEKDVGNKTTMRIINSQILTNPNHHFVESSLYKDVILVAWDPAPYSANLNVWYKKPDYNLFTPYVQHRRKNPNQPFYILHPKFIWQLWDIIQENTKEKIQPNPPSSGFIGILIMMSMCDEVHVYEYIPSVRQTDLCHYHELYYDAACTLGAYHPLLYEKLLVQRMNKGLQDDLYRKGKVILPGFKSVKCPKRNNFPHL; this is encoded by the exons ATGAAACCGAACTTGAAGCAATGGAAACAACTCATGCTGTTTGGGATCTTTGCGTGGGGTCTGCTTTTTCTGGTGATCTTCATCTATTTTACAGATAGCAATACTGCTGAGCCTGTTCCCAGTTCCTTTTCTTACATTGAAACTAAGAGGCTTCTGCCCCTTCAGGGCAAGCAGAGAGTCATAATGGGAGCCATACACGATCCGTCGTTCTCTGAAACCATTGATGGGAATGAGGTACTTCTGAATGAAGACCTTTTAGGTACATTTAAATCGGGGACTGGAAGTATTAAGAAATGGACTGATTTGGAAGATGCCTTTAGAAGTGAAGATGAATATTTTCCATCTCAGttaggaagaaaatcaaaaagtgCTTTCTACCAAGTGAATGatgattatttatttgctgctggTCAGCCTCGGTCACACAGCAACCTTCAAGGGATAGCAAAATTCATCTCAGCCGATGAGGATAATccaaaagaaagtattttacagAACAACTGGGGCCATCCGAGAAGAATGAGAAGAAGGAGCACAAAGCACAGGAGAAGCCAGTTTCTTGATGAATCTGATGACTGGGATGGGCTGTATTCCACAATGTCGAAATCCTTTCTTTACAGGCTTTGGAAAGGGGATGTCTCTTCCAAGATGCTAAACCCTCGACTGCAGAAGGCGATGAAAGATTATTTGAGCACTAATAAGCATGGGGTGCGGTTCAAAGGGAAACGAAACTCTAAGTTGACAGGCGACCAGCTTTTCTGTGAGCTAAAAGAAAGGGTGAATGTGAAAACAATAGATGGCAAGGAGGCTCCCTTCTCCACTCTTGGATGGGAGAAGCACGTTCCCCAAATTCCGCTGGGCAAATTGTATACACATGGCTTCGGGAGTTGTGCTGTAGTTATGTCTGCTGGTGCAATACTGAACTCCTCTCTAGGGGATGAAATAG ATTCTCATGATGCTGTTCTAAGATTTAATTCTGCTCCAACACGTGGCTATGAAAAAGAtgttggaaataaaacaaccatGCGAATCATCAACTCCCAG ATTCTCACCAACCCAAACCATCACTTTGTTGAAAGCTCCTTGTACAAAGATGTTATCTTAGTAGCCTGGGATCCTGCCCCCTACTCTGCAAATCTGAACGTG tggTACAAGAAGCCAGACTACAATCTGTTCACTCCCTACGTACAGCATCGCAGGAAGAATCCAAACCAGCCATTTTATATTCTCCATCCAAAGTTTATATGGCAGCTCTGGGACATCATTCAGGAGAACACTAAAGAGAAGATACAGCCCAACCCTCCTTCTTCAGGTTTTATTG GTATCCTCATCATGATGTCCATGTGTGACGAAGTGCACGTGTACGAGTACATACCTTCAGTCCGACAGACCGACCTATGCCACTACCATGAACTCTACTACGATGCAGCTTGTACCTTAGGGGCCTATCACCCATTACTCTATGAGAAGCTGTTGGTGCAGAGAATGAACAAAGGTCTGCAGGATGACCTGTATCGGAAGGGGAAGGTCATTTTGCCAGGATTCAAATCTGTCAAGTGCCCCAAACGAAATAATTTCCCACACTTGTAG